One window of Etheostoma spectabile isolate EspeVRDwgs_2016 chromosome 6, UIUC_Espe_1.0, whole genome shotgun sequence genomic DNA carries:
- the smg9 gene encoding protein SMG9 isoform X1, whose translation MSESGHSQPGMYGQGRRRRRRRGERDAGLPGQNLSGPSRDREYQPRERRDGSEDPPGPLIQKTPIILAKPPGERAKPSQNAPVSGAPVLEKPIMLMKARDDGGKLGTPPEAAAQPSGPGPSKMEREGQRPTQPVYQIQNRGMGASPSSSAVDPMVGQSKLLPPEKMKHSIKLVDDQMNWCDSAMEYLRDQTDMLVVGVIGLQGSGKSTVMSLLSANTPEEDQRGYVFRAQTQEIKERGGNQSTGIDFFITQERVIFLDTQPMLSPSILDHLINNDRKLPPEYNLPHTYVEMQSLQIAAFLFTVCHVVIVVQDWFTDLNLYKFLQTAEMLKPSTPSASHDSTGSSGSDDGAEYYPHIVFLQNKSRQDDFCPRNLKNMHMVVDKLMAHSHLKYKGKLSMLDCNIFPGLGQDYLATEVNMFLLPMQENDGDDNLTKAGSGAYPLFSLLPGYRGHPAFSTMVSKLRSQILAMPRCQLSHTILTEKNWFHYAARIWDGVKKSSALSEYSRLLC comes from the exons ATGTCCGAGTCCGGCCACAGCCAGCCCGGGATGTACGGGCAGGGGCGCAGGAGGAGGCGACGCCGGGGAGAAAGAGATGCTGGACTTCCTGGTCAAAATCTGTCAGGTCCCAGTCGGGACCGAGAATATCAACCGAGAGAACGAAGG GATGGGAGCGAGGATCCACCAGGCCCACTTATTCAGAAGACCCCCATCATTCTGGCAAAACCCCCCGGGGAAAGG GCCAAGCCGTCGCAGAATGCACCTGTCAGTGGAGCTCCAGTCCTGGAGAAGCCCATCATGCTAATGAAAGCCCGGGATGATGGAGGGAAGCTGGGGACCCCTCCCGAAGCGGCAGCTCAGCCCTCTGGTCCAGGGCCCTCCAAGATGGAAAGGGAAGGGCAGCGGCCCACCCAGCCTGTTTACCAGATCCAAAACAGAGGAATGGGTGCATCTCCATCAAGCAGCGCTGTTGACC CCATGGTGGGCCAGTCTAAACTCCTCCCTCCGGAGAAGATGAAGCACAGCATTAAGCTTGTGGATGATCAGATGAATTGGTGTGACAGTGCCATGGAG TATCTGAGGGACCAGACAGATATGCTGGTGGTGGGTGTCATTGGCCTGCAGGGAAGTGGGAAATCTACAGTCATGTCACTGTTATCTGCCAATACTCCAGAGGAAGATCAAAG GGGCTATGTATTCAGAGCCCAGACTCAAGAAAtcaaggagagaggaggaaaccAGAGCACAGGCATTGATTTCTTTATCACACAGGAGAGAGTCATCTTCTTGGATACGCAG CCTATGCTCAGCCCGTCTATTCTCGACCACCTCATCAACAACGATCGGAAGTTGCCTCCAGAGTACAACCTCCCTCACACATATGTTGAGATGCAG TCTCTTCAGATCGCTGCCTTCCTGTTTACAGTGTGCCATGTGGTTATTGTGGTTCAAGACTGGTTCACTGATTTAAACCTTTACAA GTTTCTTCAGACTGCTGAGATGCTCAAACCTTCCACCCCATCTGCAAGCCATGACAGCACTGGCTCTTCAGGCAGTGACGATGGAGCAGAGTACTATCCACATATAG TGTTCCTCCAGAACAAGTCCAGGCAAGATGATTTCTGCCCAAGGAATCTGAAGAATATGCATATGGTGGTGGACAAGTTAATGGCACACTCTCATCTCAAATACAAAG GTAAACTATCCATGCTAGACTGCAATATCTTCCCTGGCTTGGGACAGGACTATTTGGCAACCGAAGTCAATATGTTCCTCCTCCCTATGCAGGAGAATGATGGCGACGATAATCTGACTAAAGCAG GGTCGGGAGCATACCCACTCTTCTCTCTGCTCCCAGGGTACAGAGGGCATCCTGCCTTCTCCACCATGGTTTCAAAACTCCGCAGCCAAATACTGGCCATGCCCCGCTGTCAGCTGTCGCACACCATCCTCACTGAGAAGAACTG
- the smg9 gene encoding protein SMG9 isoform X2, which translates to MSESGHSQPGMYGQGRRRRRRRGERDAGLPGQNLSGPSRDREYQPRERRDGSEDPPGPLIQKTPIILAKPPGERAKPSQNAPVSGAPVLEKPIMLMKARDDGGKLGTPPEAAAQPSGPGPSKMEREGQRPTQPVYQIQNRGMGASPSSSAVDPMVGQSKLLPPEKMKHSIKLVDDQMNWCDSAMEYLRDQTDMLVVGVIGLQGSGKSTVMSLLSANTPEEDQRGYVFRAQTQEIKERGGNQSTGIDFFITQERVIFLDTQPMLSPSILDHLINNDRKLPPEYNLPHTYVEMQSLQIAAFLFTVCHVVIVVQDWFTDLNLYKFLQTAEMLKPSTPSASHDSTGSSGSDDGAEYYPHIVFLQNKSRQDDFCPRNLKNMHMVVDKLMAHSHLKYKGKLSMLDCNIFPGLGQDYLATEVNMFLLPMQENDGDDNLTKAGSGAYPLFSLLPGYRGHPAFSTMVSKLRSQILAMPRCQLSHTILTEKN; encoded by the exons ATGTCCGAGTCCGGCCACAGCCAGCCCGGGATGTACGGGCAGGGGCGCAGGAGGAGGCGACGCCGGGGAGAAAGAGATGCTGGACTTCCTGGTCAAAATCTGTCAGGTCCCAGTCGGGACCGAGAATATCAACCGAGAGAACGAAGG GATGGGAGCGAGGATCCACCAGGCCCACTTATTCAGAAGACCCCCATCATTCTGGCAAAACCCCCCGGGGAAAGG GCCAAGCCGTCGCAGAATGCACCTGTCAGTGGAGCTCCAGTCCTGGAGAAGCCCATCATGCTAATGAAAGCCCGGGATGATGGAGGGAAGCTGGGGACCCCTCCCGAAGCGGCAGCTCAGCCCTCTGGTCCAGGGCCCTCCAAGATGGAAAGGGAAGGGCAGCGGCCCACCCAGCCTGTTTACCAGATCCAAAACAGAGGAATGGGTGCATCTCCATCAAGCAGCGCTGTTGACC CCATGGTGGGCCAGTCTAAACTCCTCCCTCCGGAGAAGATGAAGCACAGCATTAAGCTTGTGGATGATCAGATGAATTGGTGTGACAGTGCCATGGAG TATCTGAGGGACCAGACAGATATGCTGGTGGTGGGTGTCATTGGCCTGCAGGGAAGTGGGAAATCTACAGTCATGTCACTGTTATCTGCCAATACTCCAGAGGAAGATCAAAG GGGCTATGTATTCAGAGCCCAGACTCAAGAAAtcaaggagagaggaggaaaccAGAGCACAGGCATTGATTTCTTTATCACACAGGAGAGAGTCATCTTCTTGGATACGCAG CCTATGCTCAGCCCGTCTATTCTCGACCACCTCATCAACAACGATCGGAAGTTGCCTCCAGAGTACAACCTCCCTCACACATATGTTGAGATGCAG TCTCTTCAGATCGCTGCCTTCCTGTTTACAGTGTGCCATGTGGTTATTGTGGTTCAAGACTGGTTCACTGATTTAAACCTTTACAA GTTTCTTCAGACTGCTGAGATGCTCAAACCTTCCACCCCATCTGCAAGCCATGACAGCACTGGCTCTTCAGGCAGTGACGATGGAGCAGAGTACTATCCACATATAG TGTTCCTCCAGAACAAGTCCAGGCAAGATGATTTCTGCCCAAGGAATCTGAAGAATATGCATATGGTGGTGGACAAGTTAATGGCACACTCTCATCTCAAATACAAAG GTAAACTATCCATGCTAGACTGCAATATCTTCCCTGGCTTGGGACAGGACTATTTGGCAACCGAAGTCAATATGTTCCTCCTCCCTATGCAGGAGAATGATGGCGACGATAATCTGACTAAAGCAG GGTCGGGAGCATACCCACTCTTCTCTCTGCTCCCAGGGTACAGAGGGCATCCTGCCTTCTCCACCATGGTTTCAAAACTCCGCAGCCAAATACTGGCCATGCCCCGCTGTCAGCTGTCGCACACCATCCTCACTGAGAAGAACTG
- the LOC116691018 gene encoding zinc finger protein Xfin, whose protein sequence is MSEDSSSDEEWQLDAHPVAKCWECGKKFSKITSLMSHYKSHNIRATCYICKVTFRRLTSLSMHLDNAHSPPLCKKCNQSFSNGWELNKHAETYCMGFNPFQGTPSLISAIIYQNNDNFPIDATAQQSIKSVLHDSVSELRPQQRMAMKPERAETSKNSVEYTVGEDDNDIDIESDCEEADDSASTESDDEDKTRSQPADLCPDDPDSDGGSSSTGSSSEPSHSPHTETAPAALPTANSSICAACGRGPFRSMKLHLLHCSGIKVKYQCSVCKKLFLTELSLKEHYMPLYSCKICGQVFPNKNSYHHEQCPVGTKSPLVLFCPESMPQACSICKSFFTTAKNLLIHVTKVHTSVVSTKVCIITNPSVLTDKKVSPGYSGTAAHSANSSPNVVNQVINAKLCVSQAHAGSPSIPSFLSTSSHEGRPPATLYKESTATPVRLGKDGAFGPTTQPVSRLSAPLNVPPGAADKTSATVACDPVTPSMPTIMAMFENDSQDIALMKRMNTRWRSKPLYPCRQCGAILRQPSLIIRHRYLHRGYRSHQCQCGRAFKHRLHLLRHCVQHAETISYICVSCGETFIGATLLAEHMKGKSRKKSHSACTWKRKVKRKCRMPFTCACGQLFFRPSAYIWHQLKNRTKTKQLKMPLE, encoded by the coding sequence ATGTCTGAAGACTCAAGCAGCGATGAAGAATGGCAGCTGGATGCACACCCGGTGGCGAAATGTTGGGAGTGTGGCAAAAAGTTCAGCAAAATAACTAGTTTGATGTCTCACTACAAAAGCCACAACATCAGAGCTACCTGCTACATCTGCAAGGTCACATTCCGACGCCTGACGTCACTATCCATGCACCTGGATAATGCACACTCCCCACCCCTTTGCAAAAAGTGCAATCAGTCTTTCAGTAACGGGTGGGAGTTGAACAAGCATGCAGAGACATATTGCATGGGTTTTAATCCATTTCAAGGAACTCCCTCTTTGATTTCAGCTATCATATATCAGAATAATGACAACTTTCCTATTGACGCAACTGCACAGCAAAGCATAAAGTCGGTGCTGCATGACTCAGTGTCTGAGTTGAGGCCTCAACAAAGAATGGCAATGAAGCCTGAGAGAGCGGAGACATCTAAAAACAGTGTAGAGTATACAGTGGGTGAAGATGATAATGATATTGACATTGAAAGTGATTGTGAGGAAGCAGATGATTCAGCAAGCACGGAATCTGATGACGAAGATAAGACACGCTCTCAACCTGCAGACTTGTGTCCAGATGATCCCGATTCAGATGGGGGCTCAAGTTCAACTGGATCTTCCAGTGAACCTTCTCACAGTCCGCACACTGAAACCGCCCCTGCAGCCCTGCCTACTGCCAATAGTTCAATATGTGCTGCGTGTGGTAGAGGGCCGTTTCGGtcaatgaagcttcatttgctGCACTGTAGTGGTATAAAGGTAAAATATCAGTGTTCAGTGTGCAAGAAGCTCTTTCTAACTGAATTGTCTCTAAAGGAACACTACATGCCTTTGTATTCCTGTAAAATCTGTGGCCAAGTTTTCCCAAACAAGAACTCGTACCATCATGAACAGTGTCCCGTGGGAACCAAATCACCTCTGGTCCTCTTTTGTCCCGAGTCAATGCCGCAAGCGTGCAGCATATGCAAATCCTTTTTCACCACTGCCAAAAATTTATTAATCCATGTCACCAAAGTTCACACGTCAGTGGTCAGCACCAAGGTGTGCATTATTACCAATCCATCAGTGTTGACTGATAAAAAGGTTTCACCAGGTTACAGTGGCACCGCAGCCCATTCAGCCAACAGTAGTCCCAATGTAGTCAACCAGGTCATAAATGCAAAACTCTGTGTTAGTCAGGCCCATGCAGGGTCTCCGTCTATCCCTTCCTTTCTCTCAACCTCCTCCCATGAAGGCAGACCTCCGGCGACTTTATACAAGGAGTCCACTGCTACACCTGTCAGATTGGGGAAAGACGGTGCCTTCGGTCCAACCACTCAGCCTGTAAGCCGTCTTTCTGCACCTTTAAACGTCCCTCCTGGTGCCGCTGACAAAACTTCGGCCACTGTGGCCTGTGACCCCGTCACCCCATCAATGCCCACTATTATGGCTATGTTTGAGAACGACAGCCAGGACATCGCTTTGATGAAACGTATGAACACAAGATGGCGCTCCAAGCCCCTTTACCCCTGCAGGCAGTGTGGTGCCATCTTGCGGCAGCCCTCCCTCATCATCCGTCACCGCTACCTCCACCGAGGCTACCGCTCACACCAATGCCAGTGCGGCCGAGCATTTAAGCACCGGCTGCACCTGTTGCGTCATTGCGTTCAGCACGCAGAGACCATAAGCTACATCTGTGTCAGCTGTGGGGAGACTTTCATAGGAGCAACACTCTTAGCTGAGCACATGAAGGGCAAGTCACGGAAGAAATCACATTCTGCATGTACATGGAAACGTAAAGTTAAGAGAAAGTGCAGAATGCCCTTTACATGTGCCTGTGGACAACTCTTTTTTAGGCCTTCAGCTTACATATGGCACCAACTTAAAAACAGGACAAAAACGAAACAGTTGAAGATGCCCTTGGAATGA